In a genomic window of Gossypium arboreum isolate Shixiya-1 chromosome 9, ASM2569848v2, whole genome shotgun sequence:
- the LOC108455580 gene encoding LOW QUALITY PROTEIN: probable leucine-rich repeat receptor-like protein kinase At1g35710 (The sequence of the model RefSeq protein was modified relative to this genomic sequence to represent the inferred CDS: deleted 1 base in 1 codon) → MSNDYNNNVDQEMYTGDDVSNELDGTESIAPSVNLVSAQKPNIERCNIEGGVRSSEITSATNNDSESLLTEEKALMETGWWSNYSNIGVHHCTWPGVRCSVAGSVLEIDLSGHGLNGSITPQIGALSKLKSLNLSSNNLRGELPSSLGNLTQLAVLDVSYNEVDSIPFEIEKMENLVALNLTRNLIVDMPSAIGLLTNLTHLIMNSNPLRSIIPPQIWKLKKLRTLHLRNCQLNSSIPPYIGKLKSLVNLHLSSNMLVGPIPSSITNLTNLQSLLLQGNQLNGSIPREIGRLTNLITLALSSNMLVGPIPSSITNLTNLQSLLLQGNQLNGTIPQEIGRLRNLITLALSFNMLVGPIPSSISNVTNLGSLLLQHNQLNGSIPQDIGRLTNLVTLDLSSNKLLGPLPPNLGNLSSLEYLDLYINKINGSIPIEIRNLKRLTNLDLGANNLSGEIPPFLGLLPSLSVLWLDSNLFEGFIPLDIGKLKNLTLLFLSDNKLIGSIPSSLCYLTNLQWLFLDRNLLHGSIPSEIGNMTNLIELHLDSNHISHSIPSSLLHLPNLRYLSMASNLLEGPISHEIESFKLKHLDLSCNKLTGPIPTQIGNLSNLTYLNLANNNLNGRIPQFGNLTHLSSLDLSQNILTGMIPEFPIYPESLNLSMNSLWGPIPDGLLHFAPDTFTGNKYLCGSVQGFRPCPSSPTVNKERNSKVVKHNLPVVILVPTLLFFVSTFVLVMFILFRRYKAKALKPDPSPTENGDLFSIWNFDGKIAFEDIIKATEDFDMKYCIGTGGYGSVYRAVLPSGRVVALKKLHRLEAEQPTYDTSFRNEIKFLTEIRHKNIVKLHGFCLHNRCMFLIYEYMENGSLFYALSIDEEAVELDWTKRVNIVKGVAHALSYMHHDWNHPIVHRDISSNNVLLNLEWEAFIADFGTARFLDPDSSNRTVPVGTYGYIAPELAYSLVVTEKCDVYSFGVLALEILMGKHPGELLSTLSSSSSSPSSVQNVTLNEILDPRLPPPRGRKMVGDISFIVMIALACLQAKPKSRPTMKLVSQEFLRIKSPISMPLHEISLIQLKNYEL, encoded by the exons ATGTCGAATGATTATAATAACAATGTTGATCAAGAGATGTATACTGGAGACGATGTCTCCAATGAGTTAGATGGAACCGAATCAATAGCACCGAGTGTTAATCTAGTTAGTGCTCAAAAACCTAACATTGAGCGATGTAATATTGAGGGAGGAG TGAGGAGCAGTGAGATTACTAGTGCAACAAATAATGATTCAGAATCTCTTTTAACTGAGGAAAAAGCATTGATGGAAACTGGGTGGTGGAGTAACTACAGCAACATAGGTGTTCACCATTGTACATGGCCTGGTGTCAGATGTAGTGTTGCTGGAAGTGTCCTCGAGATTGATCTTAGTGGCCATGGTCTAAATGGGAGTATAACACCTCAAATAGGTGCACTTTCGAAACTCAAGTCCCTCAATCTGTCCTCAAATAATCTTAGAGGTGAGTTACCTTCTTCACTTGGAAACCTTACTCAATTGGCAGTGCTTGATGTTTCTTATAATGAAGTTGATTCCATTCCTTTTGAAATTGAGAAGATGGAGAATCTTGTTGCTCTAAATTTGACGAGGAACCTCATTGTTGATATGCCTTCAGCTATAGGTCTTTTGACCAATCTCACTCACTTGATTATGAACTCTAATCCATTACGGAGCATCATCCCCCCCCAGATATGGAAACTGAAAAAGCTAAGGACTCTCCACCTCCGAAACTGCCAGCTCAATAGTTCCATTCCTCCATATATAGGAAAGTTGAAGAGTTTGGTTAATCTACATCTCTCAAGCAACATGCTTGTTGGTCCAATCCCATCTTCTATCACCAACCTAACTAATCTACAGTCGTTGCTCCTTCAAGGCAACCAACTTAATGGATCCattccacgagaaattgggagaTTGACAAATTTGATTACATTGGCTCTATCGTCTAATATGCTTGTTGGTCCAATCCCATCTTCTATTACCAACCTAACTAATCTACAATCGTTGCTCCTTCAAGGCAACCAACTTAATGGAACCATTCCACAAGAAATTGGGAGACTAAGAAATTTGATTACATTGGCTCTATCGTTTAATATGCTTGTTGGTCCAATCCCATCTTCTATCAGCAATGTAACCAATCTAGGGTCGTTGCTCCTTCAGCACAACCAACTTAATGGATCCATTCCACAAGACATTGGTAGGCTAACGAATTTGGTTACACTGGATCTATCCTCCAATAAGCTTTTGGGCCCACTCCCACCAAATTTGGGTAATTTATCCAGTCTGGAATATTTAGatctttatataaataaaataaatggttcCATCCCAATAGAAATAAGAAATCTTAAGAGGTTGACTAACTTGGATCTTGGTGCCAATAACTTGAGTGGTGAAATCCCTCCATTTCTAGGTCTTTTACCTAGCTTGAGTGTTTTGTGGCTTGACTCAAATCTTTTTGAAGGTTTCATCCCATTGGATATTGGAAAATTAAAGAATCTGACTCTATTGTTTCTCTCCGATAACAAACTCATTGGCTCAATCCCTTCATCTCTGTGTTATTTGACCAATTTGCAGTGGTTGTTCCTTGACAGAAATCTTTTACATGGTTCCATCCCTTCTGAAATTGGAAATATGACCAACCTAATAGAGTTACATCTTGATTCCAATCACATTTCCCATTCTATCCCTTCATCTCTACTTCATTTACCCAATTTAAGGTATCTATCCATGGCTTCGAATCTTTTGGAAGGTCCCATATCCCATGAAATTGAGAGTTTCAAGTTAAAGCACCTAGATCTCTCATGCAACAAATTGACTGGACCCATTCCAACTCAGATTGGTAATTTGTCAAATTTAACATACTTAAATTTGGCAAACAATAACTTGAATGGAAGGATTCCTCAATTTGggaatttaactcatttaagcAGCTTAGATCTCAGTCAGAATATTCTAACGGGCATGATTCCCGAATTTCCAATTTATCCGGAGAGCCTAAATTTGTCAATGAATTCACTATGGGGTCCAATTCCAGATGGATTATTGCATTTTGCACCCGACACATTTACAGGCAACAAGTATTTATGTGGTTCCGTTCAAGGCTTTCGTCCTTGCCCTTCATCTCCAACTGTAAACAAGGAAAGAAATAGCAAAGTAGTGAAGCACAATCTGCCTGTTGTTATTCTGGTTCCAACTTTATTATTTTTTGTCTCGACTTTTGTGTTGGTGATGTTCATCCTATTCCGACGATATAAAGCTAAAGCTTTGAAACCTGATCCAAGTCCAACCGAAAATGGAGATTTGTTCTCTATTTGGAACTTTGATGGAAAGATTGCGTTCGAAGACATCATCAAAGCCACAGAGGATTTTGATATGAAATATTGCATTGGAACTGGGGGTTATGGCAGTGTCTACAGAGCAGTCTTACCAAGCGGCAGAGTTGTTGCTTTAAAAAAACTCCACCGATTGGAAGCTGAGCAGCCGACTTATGATACAAGTTTCCGAAATGAGATCAAGTTTTTAACAGAAATACGACACAAGAACATTGTCAAGCTCCATGGATTTTGTCTCCACAATCGTTGCATGTTcttgatttatgaatatatggAAAACGGAAGCTTGTTTTATGCCTTGAGCATTGATGAGGAAGCTGTGGAATTGGATTGGACCAAAAGAGTGAACATTGTCAAAGGTGTCGCACATGCTCTATCTTACATGCATCATGATTGGAATCATCCAATTGTTCATCGAGACATCTCAAGCAATAATGTTTTGTTGAACTTAGAATGGGAAGCTTTTATTGCTGATTTTGGGACTGCAAGATTTCTTGATCCTGATTCATCTAATCGAACTGTACCTGTTGGAACGTATGGATATATTGCCCCAG AACTTGCTTATTCATTGGTTGTGACTGAAAAATGTGAC GTATATAGTTTTGGAGTATTGGCATTGGAAATATTGATGGGAAAGCATCCTGGCGAATTGTTGTCAAcactatcatcatcatcatcatcaccatctAGTGTCCAAAATGTCACGCTAAATGAAATTTTGgaccctcgattaccacccccaAGAGGTCGGAAAATGGTAGGAGACATCTCTTTCATTGTTATGATTGCTTTGGCATGCTTACAGGCCAAACCCAAATCTCGACCAACAATGAAATTAGTGTCTCAAGAATTCCTACGCATCAAGTCTCCAATTTCAATGCCTCTTCATGAAATATCTCTTATCCAGCTTAAGAATTATGAATTATGA